Proteins encoded within one genomic window of Tamandua tetradactyla isolate mTamTet1 chromosome 11, mTamTet1.pri, whole genome shotgun sequence:
- the PIP5K1C gene encoding phosphatidylinositol 4-phosphate 5-kinase type-1 gamma isoform X2 has product MELEVPDEAESAEAGAVPTEAAWAADSGATAGLAQKKTALTEVPSMTGQPGPGHGKKLGHRGVDASGETTYKKTTSSTLKGAIQLGIGYTVGNLSSKPERDVLMQDFYVVESIFFPSEGSNLTPAHHFQDFRFKTYAPVAFRYFRELFGIRPDDYLYSLCNEPLIELSNPGASGSLFYVTSDDEFIIKTVMHKEAEFLQKLLPGYYMNLNQNPRTLLPKFYGLYCVQSGGKNIRVVVMNNILPRVVKMHLKFDLKGSTYKRRASKKEKEKSIPTYKDLDFMQDMPEGLMLDADTFTALVKTLQRDCLVLESFKIMDYSLLLGVHSIDQYERERQAQGAQSTADEKRPLGQKALYSTAMESIQGGAARGEAIDTDDTMGGIPAVNGRGERLLLHIGIIDILQSYRFIKKLEHTWKALVHDGDTVSVHRPSFYAERFFKFMSNTVFRKNSSLKSSPSKKGRSALLAVKPLGPTAAFSASQIPSEREDAQYDLRGARSYPTLEDEGRPDLLPCTPPSFEEATTASIATTLSSTSLSIPERSPSETSEQPRYRRRTQSSGQDGRPQEEAHAEEDLQQITVQVEPTCSVEITVPKEEDTGAEASTACASATSEVETASQASDEDDAPATDIYFPTDDRSWVYSPLHYSTPARPASDGESDT; this is encoded by the exons GTTTGGCTCAGAAAAAAACGGCCCTGACAGAG GTGCCATCGATGACTGGACAGCCGGGTCCTGGCCACGGGAAGAAGTTGGGTCATCGAGGCGTGGATGCATCTGGCGAAACCACCTATAAGAAG ACCACCTCCTCCACCCTCAAGGGGGCCATCCAGCTGGGCATCGGCTACACAGTGGGCAACCTGAGCTCGAAGCCGGAGCGCGATGTGCTCATGCAGGACTTCTATGTGGTGGAGAGCATCTTCTTCCCCAG TGAAGGCAGCAACCTCACCCCTGCCCATCACTTCCAGGACTTCCGGTTCAAGACTTATGCACCCGTCGCCTTCCGCTACTTCCGGGAACTCTTTGGGATCCGGCCAGATGATTACTTG TACTCCCTGTGCAACGAGCCGCTGATCGAGCTCTCCAACCCGGGTGCCAGCGGCTCCCTCTTCTACGTCACCAGCGACGACGAGTTCATCATCAAGACGGTCATGCACAAGGAGGCGGAGTTCCTGCAGAAGCTGCTTCCTGGCTACTACATG AACCTCAACCAGAACCCCCGGACGCTGCTGCCCAAGTTTTACGGGCTGTACTGCGTGCAGTCAGGGGGTAAGAACATCCGCGTCGTGGTCATGAACAACATCCTGCCCCGCGTGGTCAAGATGCACCTCAAGTTCGACCTCAAGGGCTCCACGTACAAGCGGCGGGCCagcaagaaggagaaagaaaagagcatCCCCACCTACAAGGACCTGGACTTCATGCAGGACATGCCCGAGGGGCTCATGCTCGATGCCGACACCTTCACCGCCCTCGTCAAGACCCTGCAGCGGGACTGCCTG GTGCTGGAAAGCTTCAAGATCATGGACTACAGCCTGCTGCTAGGGGTACACAGCATCGACCAGTACGAGCGCGAGCGGCAGGCGCAGGGCGCCCAGAGCACGGCCGACGAGAAGCGGCCCCTGGGCCAGAAGGCACTCTACTCCACCGCCATGGAGTCCATCCAGGGCGGCGCGGCGCGCGGCGAGGCCATCGACACGGACGACAC GATGGGCGGGATCCCTGCCGTGAACGGCCGAGGGGAACGCCTCCTGCTCCACATCGGAATCATCGACATCCTCCAGTCCTACAG GTTCATTAAGAAGCTCGAGCACACTTGGAAGGCTCTCGTCCATGATGGG GATACGGTCTCCGTCCACCGCCCCAGCTTCTATGCCGAGCGCTTTTTCAAGTTCATGAGCAACACGGTTTTCCGGAAGAACTCCT CCCTGAAGTCATCACCGTCCAAGAAGGGGCGCAGCGCCTTGCTGGCTGTCAAGCCCCTGGGGCCCACGGCTGCCTTCTCGGCTAGCCAGATCCCCAGCGAGCGGGAGGACGCCCAGTACGACCTGCGGGGAGCCCGCAGCTACCCCACACTAGAGGATGAAG GCCGGCCCGACCTCCTGCCCTGCACGCCCCCTTCCTTTGAGGAGGCCACCACCGCCTCCATCGCCACGACGCTGTCCTCCACATCACTGTCCATCCCCGAGCGCTCCCCCTCGGAGACGTCGGAGCAGCCGCGGTACAG GCGGCGCACACAGTCGTCGGGACAGGATGGCCG GCCCCAGGAGGAGGCCCATGCGGAGGAGGACCTGCAGCAGATCACAGTGCAGGTGGAGCCCACGTGCAGCGTGGAGATCACGGTCCCCAAGGAGGAGGACACAGG GGCGGAGGCTTCCACGGCCTGTGCCTCGGCCACCAGCGAGGTGGAAACCGCCAGCCAGGCCTCAGATGAGGACGACGCACCTGCCACGGACATCTACTTT CCCACCGACGACCGGAGCTGGGTATACTCCCCACTCCACTATAGCACCCCAGCCCGCCCGGCCTCCGACGGCGAGAGCGACACA TAA
- the PIP5K1C gene encoding phosphatidylinositol 4-phosphate 5-kinase type-1 gamma isoform X1, with product MELEVPDEAESAEAGAVPTEAAWAADSGATAGLAQKKTALTEVPSMTGQPGPGHGKKLGHRGVDASGETTYKKTTSSTLKGAIQLGIGYTVGNLSSKPERDVLMQDFYVVESIFFPSEGSNLTPAHHFQDFRFKTYAPVAFRYFRELFGIRPDDYLYSLCNEPLIELSNPGASGSLFYVTSDDEFIIKTVMHKEAEFLQKLLPGYYMNLNQNPRTLLPKFYGLYCVQSGGKNIRVVVMNNILPRVVKMHLKFDLKGSTYKRRASKKEKEKSIPTYKDLDFMQDMPEGLMLDADTFTALVKTLQRDCLVLESFKIMDYSLLLGVHSIDQYERERQAQGAQSTADEKRPLGQKALYSTAMESIQGGAARGEAIDTDDTMGGIPAVNGRGERLLLHIGIIDILQSYRFIKKLEHTWKALVHDGDTVSVHRPSFYAERFFKFMSNTVFRKNSSLKSSPSKKGRSALLAVKPLGPTAAFSASQIPSEREDAQYDLRGARSYPTLEDEGRPDLLPCTPPSFEEATTASIATTLSSTSLSIPERSPSETSEQPRYRRRTQSSGQDGRPQEEAHAEEDLQQITVQVEPTCSVEITVPKEEDTGAEASTACASATSEVETASQASDEDDAPATDIYFFTEGRYWIYSPRHRRLRAVTLSSSGTPTDDRSWVYSPLHYSTPARPASDGESDT from the exons GTTTGGCTCAGAAAAAAACGGCCCTGACAGAG GTGCCATCGATGACTGGACAGCCGGGTCCTGGCCACGGGAAGAAGTTGGGTCATCGAGGCGTGGATGCATCTGGCGAAACCACCTATAAGAAG ACCACCTCCTCCACCCTCAAGGGGGCCATCCAGCTGGGCATCGGCTACACAGTGGGCAACCTGAGCTCGAAGCCGGAGCGCGATGTGCTCATGCAGGACTTCTATGTGGTGGAGAGCATCTTCTTCCCCAG TGAAGGCAGCAACCTCACCCCTGCCCATCACTTCCAGGACTTCCGGTTCAAGACTTATGCACCCGTCGCCTTCCGCTACTTCCGGGAACTCTTTGGGATCCGGCCAGATGATTACTTG TACTCCCTGTGCAACGAGCCGCTGATCGAGCTCTCCAACCCGGGTGCCAGCGGCTCCCTCTTCTACGTCACCAGCGACGACGAGTTCATCATCAAGACGGTCATGCACAAGGAGGCGGAGTTCCTGCAGAAGCTGCTTCCTGGCTACTACATG AACCTCAACCAGAACCCCCGGACGCTGCTGCCCAAGTTTTACGGGCTGTACTGCGTGCAGTCAGGGGGTAAGAACATCCGCGTCGTGGTCATGAACAACATCCTGCCCCGCGTGGTCAAGATGCACCTCAAGTTCGACCTCAAGGGCTCCACGTACAAGCGGCGGGCCagcaagaaggagaaagaaaagagcatCCCCACCTACAAGGACCTGGACTTCATGCAGGACATGCCCGAGGGGCTCATGCTCGATGCCGACACCTTCACCGCCCTCGTCAAGACCCTGCAGCGGGACTGCCTG GTGCTGGAAAGCTTCAAGATCATGGACTACAGCCTGCTGCTAGGGGTACACAGCATCGACCAGTACGAGCGCGAGCGGCAGGCGCAGGGCGCCCAGAGCACGGCCGACGAGAAGCGGCCCCTGGGCCAGAAGGCACTCTACTCCACCGCCATGGAGTCCATCCAGGGCGGCGCGGCGCGCGGCGAGGCCATCGACACGGACGACAC GATGGGCGGGATCCCTGCCGTGAACGGCCGAGGGGAACGCCTCCTGCTCCACATCGGAATCATCGACATCCTCCAGTCCTACAG GTTCATTAAGAAGCTCGAGCACACTTGGAAGGCTCTCGTCCATGATGGG GATACGGTCTCCGTCCACCGCCCCAGCTTCTATGCCGAGCGCTTTTTCAAGTTCATGAGCAACACGGTTTTCCGGAAGAACTCCT CCCTGAAGTCATCACCGTCCAAGAAGGGGCGCAGCGCCTTGCTGGCTGTCAAGCCCCTGGGGCCCACGGCTGCCTTCTCGGCTAGCCAGATCCCCAGCGAGCGGGAGGACGCCCAGTACGACCTGCGGGGAGCCCGCAGCTACCCCACACTAGAGGATGAAG GCCGGCCCGACCTCCTGCCCTGCACGCCCCCTTCCTTTGAGGAGGCCACCACCGCCTCCATCGCCACGACGCTGTCCTCCACATCACTGTCCATCCCCGAGCGCTCCCCCTCGGAGACGTCGGAGCAGCCGCGGTACAG GCGGCGCACACAGTCGTCGGGACAGGATGGCCG GCCCCAGGAGGAGGCCCATGCGGAGGAGGACCTGCAGCAGATCACAGTGCAGGTGGAGCCCACGTGCAGCGTGGAGATCACGGTCCCCAAGGAGGAGGACACAGG GGCGGAGGCTTCCACGGCCTGTGCCTCGGCCACCAGCGAGGTGGAAACCGCCAGCCAGGCCTCAGATGAGGACGACGCACCTGCCACGGACATCTACTTT TTCACGGAGGGGAGGTACTGGATTTACTCTCCCCGCCATCGCCGACTGCGGGCCGTGACGCTGAGCTCCTCGGGGACT CCCACCGACGACCGGAGCTGGGTATACTCCCCACTCCACTATAGCACCCCAGCCCGCCCGGCCTCCGACGGCGAGAGCGACACA TAA
- the PIP5K1C gene encoding phosphatidylinositol 4-phosphate 5-kinase type-1 gamma isoform X5 → MELEVPDEAESAEAGAVPTEAAWAADSGATAGLAQKKTALTEVPSMTGQPGPGHGKKLGHRGVDASGETTYKKTTSSTLKGAIQLGIGYTVGNLSSKPERDVLMQDFYVVESIFFPSEGSNLTPAHHFQDFRFKTYAPVAFRYFRELFGIRPDDYLYSLCNEPLIELSNPGASGSLFYVTSDDEFIIKTVMHKEAEFLQKLLPGYYMNLNQNPRTLLPKFYGLYCVQSGGKNIRVVVMNNILPRVVKMHLKFDLKGSTYKRRASKKEKEKSIPTYKDLDFMQDMPEGLMLDADTFTALVKTLQRDCLVLESFKIMDYSLLLGVHSIDQYERERQAQGAQSTADEKRPLGQKALYSTAMESIQGGAARGEAIDTDDTMGGIPAVNGRGERLLLHIGIIDILQSYRFIKKLEHTWKALVHDGDTVSVHRPSFYAERFFKFMSNTVFRKNSSLKSSPSKKGRSALLAVKPLGPTAAFSASQIPSEREDAQYDLRGARSYPTLEDEDKRSVRHKVFTISHLVKAKSLYSHLQEAWLLEHSSTFSGISLQPLHYTLTKKVILLNA, encoded by the exons GTTTGGCTCAGAAAAAAACGGCCCTGACAGAG GTGCCATCGATGACTGGACAGCCGGGTCCTGGCCACGGGAAGAAGTTGGGTCATCGAGGCGTGGATGCATCTGGCGAAACCACCTATAAGAAG ACCACCTCCTCCACCCTCAAGGGGGCCATCCAGCTGGGCATCGGCTACACAGTGGGCAACCTGAGCTCGAAGCCGGAGCGCGATGTGCTCATGCAGGACTTCTATGTGGTGGAGAGCATCTTCTTCCCCAG TGAAGGCAGCAACCTCACCCCTGCCCATCACTTCCAGGACTTCCGGTTCAAGACTTATGCACCCGTCGCCTTCCGCTACTTCCGGGAACTCTTTGGGATCCGGCCAGATGATTACTTG TACTCCCTGTGCAACGAGCCGCTGATCGAGCTCTCCAACCCGGGTGCCAGCGGCTCCCTCTTCTACGTCACCAGCGACGACGAGTTCATCATCAAGACGGTCATGCACAAGGAGGCGGAGTTCCTGCAGAAGCTGCTTCCTGGCTACTACATG AACCTCAACCAGAACCCCCGGACGCTGCTGCCCAAGTTTTACGGGCTGTACTGCGTGCAGTCAGGGGGTAAGAACATCCGCGTCGTGGTCATGAACAACATCCTGCCCCGCGTGGTCAAGATGCACCTCAAGTTCGACCTCAAGGGCTCCACGTACAAGCGGCGGGCCagcaagaaggagaaagaaaagagcatCCCCACCTACAAGGACCTGGACTTCATGCAGGACATGCCCGAGGGGCTCATGCTCGATGCCGACACCTTCACCGCCCTCGTCAAGACCCTGCAGCGGGACTGCCTG GTGCTGGAAAGCTTCAAGATCATGGACTACAGCCTGCTGCTAGGGGTACACAGCATCGACCAGTACGAGCGCGAGCGGCAGGCGCAGGGCGCCCAGAGCACGGCCGACGAGAAGCGGCCCCTGGGCCAGAAGGCACTCTACTCCACCGCCATGGAGTCCATCCAGGGCGGCGCGGCGCGCGGCGAGGCCATCGACACGGACGACAC GATGGGCGGGATCCCTGCCGTGAACGGCCGAGGGGAACGCCTCCTGCTCCACATCGGAATCATCGACATCCTCCAGTCCTACAG GTTCATTAAGAAGCTCGAGCACACTTGGAAGGCTCTCGTCCATGATGGG GATACGGTCTCCGTCCACCGCCCCAGCTTCTATGCCGAGCGCTTTTTCAAGTTCATGAGCAACACGGTTTTCCGGAAGAACTCCT CCCTGAAGTCATCACCGTCCAAGAAGGGGCGCAGCGCCTTGCTGGCTGTCAAGCCCCTGGGGCCCACGGCTGCCTTCTCGGCTAGCCAGATCCCCAGCGAGCGGGAGGACGCCCAGTACGACCTGCGGGGAGCCCGCAGCTACCCCACACTAGAGGATGAAG ataaaagaagcgtcagacacaaggttttcacaatcagtcaccttgtgaaagctaaatcattatacagtcatcttcaagaagcatggctactggaacacagctctacattttcaggcatttccctccagcctctccattacaccttaactaaaaaggtgattctacttaatgcgtaa
- the PIP5K1C gene encoding phosphatidylinositol 4-phosphate 5-kinase type-1 gamma isoform X3 has product MTGQPGPGHGKKLGHRGVDASGETTYKKTTSSTLKGAIQLGIGYTVGNLSSKPERDVLMQDFYVVESIFFPSEGSNLTPAHHFQDFRFKTYAPVAFRYFRELFGIRPDDYLYSLCNEPLIELSNPGASGSLFYVTSDDEFIIKTVMHKEAEFLQKLLPGYYMNLNQNPRTLLPKFYGLYCVQSGGKNIRVVVMNNILPRVVKMHLKFDLKGSTYKRRASKKEKEKSIPTYKDLDFMQDMPEGLMLDADTFTALVKTLQRDCLVLESFKIMDYSLLLGVHSIDQYERERQAQGAQSTADEKRPLGQKALYSTAMESIQGGAARGEAIDTDDTMGGIPAVNGRGERLLLHIGIIDILQSYRFIKKLEHTWKALVHDGDTVSVHRPSFYAERFFKFMSNTVFRKNSSLKSSPSKKGRSALLAVKPLGPTAAFSASQIPSEREDAQYDLRGARSYPTLEDEGRPDLLPCTPPSFEEATTASIATTLSSTSLSIPERSPSETSEQPRYRRRTQSSGQDGRPQEEAHAEEDLQQITVQVEPTCSVEITVPKEEDTGAEASTACASATSEVETASQASDEDDAPATDIYFFTEGRYWIYSPRHRRLRAVTLSSSGTPTDDRSWVYSPLHYSTPARPASDGESDT; this is encoded by the exons ATGACTGGACAGCCGGGTCCTGGCCACGGGAAGAAGTTGGGTCATCGAGGCGTGGATGCATCTGGCGAAACCACCTATAAGAAG ACCACCTCCTCCACCCTCAAGGGGGCCATCCAGCTGGGCATCGGCTACACAGTGGGCAACCTGAGCTCGAAGCCGGAGCGCGATGTGCTCATGCAGGACTTCTATGTGGTGGAGAGCATCTTCTTCCCCAG TGAAGGCAGCAACCTCACCCCTGCCCATCACTTCCAGGACTTCCGGTTCAAGACTTATGCACCCGTCGCCTTCCGCTACTTCCGGGAACTCTTTGGGATCCGGCCAGATGATTACTTG TACTCCCTGTGCAACGAGCCGCTGATCGAGCTCTCCAACCCGGGTGCCAGCGGCTCCCTCTTCTACGTCACCAGCGACGACGAGTTCATCATCAAGACGGTCATGCACAAGGAGGCGGAGTTCCTGCAGAAGCTGCTTCCTGGCTACTACATG AACCTCAACCAGAACCCCCGGACGCTGCTGCCCAAGTTTTACGGGCTGTACTGCGTGCAGTCAGGGGGTAAGAACATCCGCGTCGTGGTCATGAACAACATCCTGCCCCGCGTGGTCAAGATGCACCTCAAGTTCGACCTCAAGGGCTCCACGTACAAGCGGCGGGCCagcaagaaggagaaagaaaagagcatCCCCACCTACAAGGACCTGGACTTCATGCAGGACATGCCCGAGGGGCTCATGCTCGATGCCGACACCTTCACCGCCCTCGTCAAGACCCTGCAGCGGGACTGCCTG GTGCTGGAAAGCTTCAAGATCATGGACTACAGCCTGCTGCTAGGGGTACACAGCATCGACCAGTACGAGCGCGAGCGGCAGGCGCAGGGCGCCCAGAGCACGGCCGACGAGAAGCGGCCCCTGGGCCAGAAGGCACTCTACTCCACCGCCATGGAGTCCATCCAGGGCGGCGCGGCGCGCGGCGAGGCCATCGACACGGACGACAC GATGGGCGGGATCCCTGCCGTGAACGGCCGAGGGGAACGCCTCCTGCTCCACATCGGAATCATCGACATCCTCCAGTCCTACAG GTTCATTAAGAAGCTCGAGCACACTTGGAAGGCTCTCGTCCATGATGGG GATACGGTCTCCGTCCACCGCCCCAGCTTCTATGCCGAGCGCTTTTTCAAGTTCATGAGCAACACGGTTTTCCGGAAGAACTCCT CCCTGAAGTCATCACCGTCCAAGAAGGGGCGCAGCGCCTTGCTGGCTGTCAAGCCCCTGGGGCCCACGGCTGCCTTCTCGGCTAGCCAGATCCCCAGCGAGCGGGAGGACGCCCAGTACGACCTGCGGGGAGCCCGCAGCTACCCCACACTAGAGGATGAAG GCCGGCCCGACCTCCTGCCCTGCACGCCCCCTTCCTTTGAGGAGGCCACCACCGCCTCCATCGCCACGACGCTGTCCTCCACATCACTGTCCATCCCCGAGCGCTCCCCCTCGGAGACGTCGGAGCAGCCGCGGTACAG GCGGCGCACACAGTCGTCGGGACAGGATGGCCG GCCCCAGGAGGAGGCCCATGCGGAGGAGGACCTGCAGCAGATCACAGTGCAGGTGGAGCCCACGTGCAGCGTGGAGATCACGGTCCCCAAGGAGGAGGACACAGG GGCGGAGGCTTCCACGGCCTGTGCCTCGGCCACCAGCGAGGTGGAAACCGCCAGCCAGGCCTCAGATGAGGACGACGCACCTGCCACGGACATCTACTTT TTCACGGAGGGGAGGTACTGGATTTACTCTCCCCGCCATCGCCGACTGCGGGCCGTGACGCTGAGCTCCTCGGGGACT CCCACCGACGACCGGAGCTGGGTATACTCCCCACTCCACTATAGCACCCCAGCCCGCCCGGCCTCCGACGGCGAGAGCGACACA TAA
- the PIP5K1C gene encoding phosphatidylinositol 4-phosphate 5-kinase type-1 gamma isoform X4 produces MELEVPDEAESAEAGAVPTEAAWAADSGATAGLAQKKTALTEVPSMTGQPGPGHGKKLGHRGVDASGETTYKKTTSSTLKGAIQLGIGYTVGNLSSKPERDVLMQDFYVVESIFFPSEGSNLTPAHHFQDFRFKTYAPVAFRYFRELFGIRPDDYLYSLCNEPLIELSNPGASGSLFYVTSDDEFIIKTVMHKEAEFLQKLLPGYYMNLNQNPRTLLPKFYGLYCVQSGGKNIRVVVMNNILPRVVKMHLKFDLKGSTYKRRASKKEKEKSIPTYKDLDFMQDMPEGLMLDADTFTALVKTLQRDCLVLESFKIMDYSLLLGVHSIDQYERERQAQGAQSTADEKRPLGQKALYSTAMESIQGGAARGEAIDTDDTMGGIPAVNGRGERLLLHIGIIDILQSYRFIKKLEHTWKALVHDGDTVSVHRPSFYAERFFKFMSNTVFRKNSSLKSSPSKKGRSALLAVKPLGPTAAFSASQIPSEREDAQYDLRGARSYPTLEDEGRPDLLPCTPPSFEEATTASIATTLSSTSLSIPERSPSETSEQPRYRRRTQSSGQDGRPQEEAHAEEDLQQITVQVEPTCSVEITVPKEEDTGAEASTACASATSEVETASQASDEDDAPATDIYF; encoded by the exons GTTTGGCTCAGAAAAAAACGGCCCTGACAGAG GTGCCATCGATGACTGGACAGCCGGGTCCTGGCCACGGGAAGAAGTTGGGTCATCGAGGCGTGGATGCATCTGGCGAAACCACCTATAAGAAG ACCACCTCCTCCACCCTCAAGGGGGCCATCCAGCTGGGCATCGGCTACACAGTGGGCAACCTGAGCTCGAAGCCGGAGCGCGATGTGCTCATGCAGGACTTCTATGTGGTGGAGAGCATCTTCTTCCCCAG TGAAGGCAGCAACCTCACCCCTGCCCATCACTTCCAGGACTTCCGGTTCAAGACTTATGCACCCGTCGCCTTCCGCTACTTCCGGGAACTCTTTGGGATCCGGCCAGATGATTACTTG TACTCCCTGTGCAACGAGCCGCTGATCGAGCTCTCCAACCCGGGTGCCAGCGGCTCCCTCTTCTACGTCACCAGCGACGACGAGTTCATCATCAAGACGGTCATGCACAAGGAGGCGGAGTTCCTGCAGAAGCTGCTTCCTGGCTACTACATG AACCTCAACCAGAACCCCCGGACGCTGCTGCCCAAGTTTTACGGGCTGTACTGCGTGCAGTCAGGGGGTAAGAACATCCGCGTCGTGGTCATGAACAACATCCTGCCCCGCGTGGTCAAGATGCACCTCAAGTTCGACCTCAAGGGCTCCACGTACAAGCGGCGGGCCagcaagaaggagaaagaaaagagcatCCCCACCTACAAGGACCTGGACTTCATGCAGGACATGCCCGAGGGGCTCATGCTCGATGCCGACACCTTCACCGCCCTCGTCAAGACCCTGCAGCGGGACTGCCTG GTGCTGGAAAGCTTCAAGATCATGGACTACAGCCTGCTGCTAGGGGTACACAGCATCGACCAGTACGAGCGCGAGCGGCAGGCGCAGGGCGCCCAGAGCACGGCCGACGAGAAGCGGCCCCTGGGCCAGAAGGCACTCTACTCCACCGCCATGGAGTCCATCCAGGGCGGCGCGGCGCGCGGCGAGGCCATCGACACGGACGACAC GATGGGCGGGATCCCTGCCGTGAACGGCCGAGGGGAACGCCTCCTGCTCCACATCGGAATCATCGACATCCTCCAGTCCTACAG GTTCATTAAGAAGCTCGAGCACACTTGGAAGGCTCTCGTCCATGATGGG GATACGGTCTCCGTCCACCGCCCCAGCTTCTATGCCGAGCGCTTTTTCAAGTTCATGAGCAACACGGTTTTCCGGAAGAACTCCT CCCTGAAGTCATCACCGTCCAAGAAGGGGCGCAGCGCCTTGCTGGCTGTCAAGCCCCTGGGGCCCACGGCTGCCTTCTCGGCTAGCCAGATCCCCAGCGAGCGGGAGGACGCCCAGTACGACCTGCGGGGAGCCCGCAGCTACCCCACACTAGAGGATGAAG GCCGGCCCGACCTCCTGCCCTGCACGCCCCCTTCCTTTGAGGAGGCCACCACCGCCTCCATCGCCACGACGCTGTCCTCCACATCACTGTCCATCCCCGAGCGCTCCCCCTCGGAGACGTCGGAGCAGCCGCGGTACAG GCGGCGCACACAGTCGTCGGGACAGGATGGCCG GCCCCAGGAGGAGGCCCATGCGGAGGAGGACCTGCAGCAGATCACAGTGCAGGTGGAGCCCACGTGCAGCGTGGAGATCACGGTCCCCAAGGAGGAGGACACAGG GGCGGAGGCTTCCACGGCCTGTGCCTCGGCCACCAGCGAGGTGGAAACCGCCAGCCAGGCCTCAGATGAGGACGACGCACCTGCCACGGACATCTACTTT TAA